Proteins from a genomic interval of Coccinella septempunctata chromosome 2, icCocSept1.1, whole genome shotgun sequence:
- the LOC123306850 gene encoding uncharacterized protein LOC123306850: MVYLTPIEKDFSWRTRVAKEVKEAKIYEKRWGWVKQEVLGMEKKLNEMSKKSEFLKEVFMDEEQDNRDIRPVPESTNHVYGWIASKEEFQNKIPDQSKLLDLPPNYKLIIPYDSPYWCYLRS, encoded by the exons ATGGTTTACCTGACGCCCATTGAGAAAGACTTTAGTTGGCGCACGAGGGTGGCAAAGGAAGTTAAAGAAGCAAAGATATATGAGAAGAGATGGGGTTGGGTTAAACAAGAAGTTTT gGGCATGGAAAAGAAGTTGAACGAGATGTCGAAGAAGTCTGAATTCTTGAAAGAAGTTTTCATGGACGAAGAACAAGATAACAGAGATATCAGACCTGTGCCAGAATCAACGAATCATGTTTATGGCTGGATCGCAAGTAAAGaagaatttcaaaataagataCCGGATCAATCAAAGCTATTGGATTTACCGCCAAATTACAAATTGATAATACCATATGACAGCCCCTATTGGTGTTATCTTAGAAGTTGA